A stretch of Lentisphaera araneosa HTCC2155 DNA encodes these proteins:
- a CDS encoding HAD family hydrolase, with product MIKNIIFDWDGVILDSNSVKDRAFEYVLRDHDADKVAELVAYHQANGGISRFVKFRMFYEEMLGEAITEDEVAGLSRKFSEFALKELVDPALQIAESIQWVRENHKQYNFHVASGSEESELKRVAEAQELACYFKSFHGSPTPKPELVKNILESNNYLASETILIGDSINDFRAADANGIAFCGYNRLSLQDLGLAYLSEFTELNNYLK from the coding sequence GTGATTAAGAATATTATTTTTGATTGGGATGGGGTGATTCTCGATTCTAATTCAGTCAAAGATCGTGCGTTTGAATACGTCTTGCGTGATCACGATGCGGATAAGGTTGCTGAGCTCGTCGCTTATCATCAGGCTAATGGCGGCATTTCGAGGTTTGTGAAGTTCCGCATGTTCTATGAGGAGATGCTTGGCGAAGCGATTACAGAGGATGAAGTTGCAGGCTTATCCCGAAAATTTTCAGAATTTGCCCTTAAGGAATTAGTCGACCCAGCCCTACAGATTGCTGAATCGATTCAGTGGGTCAGAGAAAATCACAAACAGTATAACTTTCACGTGGCTTCTGGGTCCGAAGAGAGCGAATTAAAACGCGTCGCCGAAGCTCAAGAACTCGCTTGCTATTTTAAAAGCTTTCATGGTTCGCCGACGCCAAAGCCGGAGCTCGTAAAGAATATTTTGGAGTCCAATAACTACCTAGCCAGTGAAACAATTCTCATTGGCGATTCCATCAATGATTTCCGTGCTGCTGATGCCAATGGCATCGCTTTTTGCGGCTATAATCGCCTTTCTTTGCAGGATTTAGGCCTGGCTTATCTTAGTGAGTTTACTGAGCTCAATAATTATTTAAAATAG